One part of the Mariniblastus fucicola genome encodes these proteins:
- a CDS encoding dockerin type I domain-containing protein: MVTDKVALRPGETASFQNYTSYDKGINAVAIDMEDLPSTVDWADFRFATGRTDDPETWDEIEFQDAIVLRGEGVAATDRVMFFWDDYSIRNTWLEVRVLANESTGLIADQVYYFGNAVGETGNSVTNARVDANDVSAVRNNLSGFFTVDATNPYDINRDGRVNATDVSLVRNNLSGFFGLPLISPPADNGFGLASGRGNLTDAGFDGRFVANEALDQRSPNRKIDFSIDTGDGMEDLRGSRKEALGQNVFDGRDRFFTTNKKSDTDSVEQNLQREGDHLPKILSADAKPLATQAGIPTPR, translated from the coding sequence ATGGTCACGGACAAGGTTGCGTTGCGACCGGGCGAAACTGCGAGCTTCCAAAACTACACGTCATACGACAAAGGCATCAATGCCGTTGCTATCGACATGGAAGATCTGCCCAGCACCGTCGACTGGGCAGACTTTCGCTTTGCGACCGGGCGGACGGATGATCCTGAAACCTGGGACGAGATCGAGTTTCAGGATGCGATTGTGCTTCGCGGCGAGGGAGTTGCTGCAACAGATCGAGTTATGTTCTTTTGGGACGATTACTCAATCCGAAACACGTGGTTGGAGGTTCGCGTTTTAGCCAACGAATCGACTGGCCTGATTGCCGATCAGGTTTACTATTTTGGAAACGCTGTCGGCGAGACAGGCAATTCAGTCACCAACGCACGAGTCGATGCCAACGATGTTTCTGCGGTGCGAAACAACTTGTCCGGCTTCTTCACAGTCGACGCGACCAACCCATACGACATAAATCGTGACGGTCGAGTCAACGCGACCGACGTCAGTCTCGTCCGCAACAATCTTTCCGGCTTCTTCGGGCTGCCTTTAATTTCGCCGCCGGCAGACAATGGATTTGGCTTGGCTTCCGGTCGAGGCAATCTGACGGACGCCGGGTTCGACGGACGATTCGTGGCCAACGAGGCACTCGATCAACGGTCGCCCAATCGCAAGATCGATTTCAGCATCGATACTGGTGATGGCATGGAAGACTTACGAGGCTCAAGAAAAGAAGCCCTTGGGCAAAACGTTTTCGATGGCCGAGACCGGTTCTTTACGACCAACAAAAAATCCGACACGGATTCAGTCGAACAAAATTTGCAGCGTGAAGGTGATCACTTGCCAAAGATTCTTTCTGCAGACGCGAAGCCGCTGGCGACGCAGGCAGGGATTCCGACGCCGCGATAG